The Lolium rigidum isolate FL_2022 chromosome 2, APGP_CSIRO_Lrig_0.1, whole genome shotgun sequence genomic interval GGTTGAATGTAgttgataagaaaggtaaggctGAAATACGCATTGGTGAACATGTAGAAACAACATTACCTTTTAACAAGATGAATgttgcaaaaaaaataaaaattgcgGGATATCTTTTTGGTTACACATTGGATCCAACTATGGTCTTTTCTCCGTCGTCGTATCAGCAAGAGTGTACGACTATTGGTTGCAACATGCTGTTGATGGTTGCTCGGAATATCTAGAGTCTGGCTGGCTGGTGACATACTAGTTGATTTCAGAATGGATAGTTACTACATGCTTTGCTTTTTGCTACTTTTTTTTGGTGGTTGATATATGTATCGACCGAGCTGTAACATACTGATATTTGAACTTCCTTATCTCCATTTTAAAAAACGACTGGCCATAATGCTAGCTGTTGACACAGTAGAGGGTTTGGCATTGCTAGGAGCAGGTGGCATGGGCAGGACTCACAAAATCGGGAACCCCGTACTAGCAACGGACAATTTAAGCTGCCGTATTGACCCATGCACTGCGGGTTGCCCCGGCCGCAATGCACGGGCGGGCGCGCATGCGAGACGAACAGGCCCGCTCTCTCTCTCACGTTCCCATCCAACCACAACTGGCTGTCGTCCATGGCGTATTGCCGTTTCGCCCCCAAGCTCCAGTCCCCACCGGTCCACTCCCAACCGAAGCGTCGCACGCCCGATCTATCCGCTGACACTCTGCATGGGTCTGATCGAGGTAGACGCCGACGCCGGCACGAGTACGTGCTCCAGCTTGTTGTACGCGTGAGGTCGCGCTGGATGGTCGAGTTGCAGCTGTACTCGTACGTACGAGAAGAAGAACGGAGAGAAAACATACGGAAGAACACACAGTATACAGATCACAAACTCACTCACGTACAAGAATAAACTGGTGGTAAGTCCAATCCAACGCTACCTTCCCTGCCAACTAGCTCGAATGGCAAATCAAATGATAAGATCGAAGAGTAGCAGTATATTCACGTCATCACGTGGCACGTTTACACGCGCCATGCTGATGGTGATGGCGAGTGGTGGTGGCGCGGAGGGGTCCTCGGCACGGGCGGCCTTGCAGGAGACGGCTCGCGGCGGGTCGGGACGGTGGCGGTTGCGGTGGAGAGGACGACTGGGTCGTCAACGGAGGCGGCGAACACGGCGTCCCAGATCTCGGTGAACGCGCGGAGGATGACGTCGTGGTGGTGCGGCGCGTTGAGGTTGAGGAAGCGCCGGAGCATCTCGCGCAGCTCCTCGCCGGCCACCATCCCGTGCTCCACGATCATCTGCACCATCGACTGCCGGAAGTCGCCCAGCGGGTCCTCCGACTGCTTCACCACCGCCACGCTGCCGTCCAGCCCCACCTCCACGCGGCCGTCCAGCCCCGACACCTGGACGATGTCACCGGCGCGGTGGTAGGCTTTAGCGCCCTTGGTCGAGTCGCCGCCGCTCTTCGTGGTCACCTTCCTGGCCTCCCGCGGCGGCGTGGAGGGTTTCTTGTCCACGCGGTCCTGCGGCGGCGTCGGGAGTTTCTTGTCGACGCGGCCCTGCGGCGGCGTCGGGAGTTTCTTGTCGACGCGGCCCTGCAGCGGCGGCGAGAGCTTCTTCTCGCGGTGGCTCTTCCGGCCCCACGACGCGACGCTCTGCTCCAGCTCGCTGAGCTCGCGCAGTAGGCCGGAGAAGCTCTGCGTGGCTGCTGCCGAGCTGT includes:
- the LOC124688054 gene encoding transcription repressor OFP8-like, with amino-acid sequence MLSPGISVKRRHGGVGFALGCGCKDAKSVSVSASPSPSGAGTSTTTETRRGGARSTNPSASTTTDTLTSASSSSFVWEDAVAEFGCIDDGGPFKMDSSAAATQSFSGLLRELSELEQSVASWGRKSHRGVDKKPSTPPREARKVTTKSGGDSTKGAKAYHRAGDIVQVSGLDGRVEVGLDGSVAVVKQSEDPLGDFRQSMVQMIVEHGMVAGEELREMLRRFLNLNAPHHHDVILRAFTEIWDAVFAASVDDPVVLSTATATVPTRREPSPARPPVPRTPPRHHHSPSPSAWRV